A genomic stretch from Elusimicrobiota bacterium includes:
- the dcd gene encoding dCTP deaminase, whose translation MLKSDKWIRKMCLEHMMIDPFVERVDGQGRISYGLSSYGYDIRLADEYKIFTNVYGAIVDPKAFDPKAFVDYRGPHCVIPPNSFALARSVETFNIPRQVLAICLGKSTFARCGIIVNVTPLEPCWTGHLTIEISNTTPLPAKVYSGEGIAQLLFFEGDELCETSYADRKGKYQAQVGVVLPRVDSNPG comes from the coding sequence ATGCTGAAATCAGACAAATGGATACGCAAAATGTGCCTGGAGCACATGATGATCGACCCGTTCGTTGAACGCGTCGACGGCCAGGGCCGCATCTCCTACGGCCTGTCATCCTACGGCTACGACATCCGGCTCGCCGACGAGTACAAGATCTTCACCAACGTCTACGGCGCCATCGTCGACCCCAAGGCCTTCGACCCCAAGGCCTTCGTGGACTACCGCGGTCCCCACTGCGTCATCCCCCCCAACTCCTTCGCCCTGGCGCGCTCCGTGGAGACCTTCAATATCCCGCGCCAGGTCCTGGCCATCTGCCTGGGCAAGAGCACCTTCGCCCGCTGCGGCATCATCGTCAACGTCACGCCCCTGGAGCCCTGCTGGACCGGGCACCTGACCATCGAGATATCCAATACCACGCCGCTGCCTGCCAAGGTGTATTCGGGAGAGGGCATCGCGCAGCTGTTGTTCTTCGAAGGCGACGAGCTCTGCGAGACCAGCTACGCCGACCGCAAGGGCAAGTACCAGGCCCAGGTGGGCGTCGTCTTGCCGCGCGTCGATTCCAACCCAGGATGA
- a CDS encoding glycosyltransferase family A protein — translation MAEREPFFSVVVPTYNVARMCAAAVLSVLAQSEGDFELFVVDDGSTDETPRLLSRLPGDPRLHLVRMERNSGQHACRNRAIRMARGRFVTFLDSDDLYLPGRLEAFRRAAEARPAAGFWFSNAYLRRFGRVISRLFDPGRAIPQGRVPGWYAVGDKFLPYVTTNVAVRREAFTRHGLFREDMRILEDTELYARMLAGGLEVGAIPEPLSVRTMHEAQITRDHETTFREAVMALEAGGPGPAERELRWRELVLETSTYFLKEGRPDQARQFLTRQLGEQARGLTLYRLSFVPAAALIWLKRLRRAALELRYSEAFAPEEYRAVERTIAPWLERARAL, via the coding sequence ATGGCGGAGCGCGAGCCTTTCTTCAGCGTGGTCGTCCCCACCTACAACGTGGCGCGCATGTGCGCGGCCGCGGTCTTGAGCGTCCTGGCCCAGAGCGAAGGCGACTTCGAACTCTTCGTCGTCGACGACGGCTCCACCGACGAGACTCCCAGGCTCCTGAGCCGCCTGCCCGGCGACCCGCGCCTGCACCTGGTGCGCATGGAGCGCAACAGCGGCCAGCACGCCTGCCGCAACCGCGCCATCCGCATGGCGCGCGGGCGCTTCGTGACCTTCCTCGACAGCGACGACCTCTACCTGCCCGGCCGGCTGGAGGCCTTCCGGCGGGCCGCGGAGGCCCGCCCGGCGGCGGGCTTCTGGTTCTCCAACGCCTACCTGCGGCGCTTCGGCCGCGTCATCTCCCGGCTCTTCGATCCGGGGCGGGCCATCCCCCAGGGTCGCGTGCCCGGCTGGTACGCGGTGGGAGACAAGTTCCTGCCCTACGTGACCACCAACGTAGCCGTCCGCCGCGAGGCCTTCACCCGGCACGGGCTCTTCCGCGAGGACATGCGCATCCTGGAGGACACCGAGCTCTACGCGCGCATGCTCGCGGGGGGCCTGGAAGTCGGGGCCATCCCGGAGCCGCTCTCCGTGCGGACCATGCACGAGGCCCAGATCACCCGCGATCACGAGACCACGTTCCGCGAGGCGGTCATGGCTCTCGAAGCCGGGGGGCCCGGGCCGGCCGAGCGCGAGCTCAGATGGCGGGAGCTGGTCCTGGAGACCTCCACCTACTTCCTGAAGGAGGGCCGCCCGGACCAGGCCCGGCAGTTCCTGACCCGCCAGCTGGGGGAACAGGCGCGCGGGCTGACGCTCTATCGGCTGAGCTTCGTGCCCGCAGCCGCGCTGATCTGGCTCAAGAGGCTGCGCCGCGCCGCCTTGGAGCTGCGCTACAGCGAGGCCTTCGCGCCGGAAGAGTACCGGGCCGTGGAGCGGACTATCGCGCCTTGGCTGGAGCGGGCGCGGGCGTTGTGA
- a CDS encoding glycosyltransferase: protein MSAERPTVSAVINNHNYGRFLGQAIASVLGQTYPAELVELVVVDDGSTDGSRRVIESFAGRVNPVYQERGGQAAAINAGVAAAKGEIVCLLDSDDWWSEDKLTRVVERFRGEPELGLVQHWCREVDSALRPVPGRMPPAPAVFRLEDFLEGRTCFTGTTGLSFRRELLRSVGPIPAGLTFCADEYLYTHAVFFAPLGTIPSPLAWRRVHGANLYAGLYRDPARLAERRRVRLILEAELDGLLRSRGAAFAPSEVRRRRAEALQEELFLRRYRGETARAWECWRELGRTWGGGYGLFKRASLLLALASPALYLACLGVYARAQGLVSLRRRLLKD from the coding sequence ATGTCAGCAGAGCGTCCGACCGTCTCGGCGGTCATCAACAACCACAACTACGGCAGGTTCCTGGGCCAGGCCATCGCAAGCGTCCTGGGCCAGACCTACCCCGCCGAGCTCGTCGAGCTGGTGGTGGTCGACGACGGCTCCACGGACGGCTCCCGCCGCGTCATCGAGTCCTTCGCAGGCCGCGTCAATCCCGTCTATCAGGAGCGCGGCGGGCAGGCCGCGGCCATCAACGCCGGCGTGGCGGCGGCCAAGGGGGAGATCGTCTGCCTGCTCGACTCCGACGACTGGTGGAGCGAGGACAAGCTGACGCGCGTGGTGGAGCGGTTCCGCGGCGAGCCCGAGCTGGGGCTGGTGCAGCACTGGTGCCGGGAAGTCGACTCGGCGCTGCGGCCCGTGCCCGGGCGGATGCCGCCGGCCCCCGCGGTCTTCCGCCTGGAGGACTTCCTCGAGGGCCGCACCTGTTTCACCGGCACCACGGGCCTGAGCTTCCGGCGCGAGCTCCTGCGCTCGGTCGGCCCGATCCCCGCCGGCCTCACCTTCTGCGCCGACGAGTACCTCTACACCCACGCCGTCTTCTTCGCCCCGCTCGGCACCATCCCATCGCCCCTGGCCTGGCGCCGCGTGCACGGCGCCAACCTTTACGCCGGGCTCTACCGCGACCCGGCTCGTCTCGCCGAACGCCGCCGGGTGCGCCTCATCCTCGAGGCGGAGCTGGACGGGCTCCTGCGCTCCCGGGGCGCGGCCTTCGCGCCCAGCGAGGTCCGGCGCCGGCGCGCCGAGGCCCTGCAGGAGGAGCTCTTCCTGCGCCGCTACCGCGGCGAGACGGCCCGGGCCTGGGAGTGCTGGCGCGAGCTGGGGCGGACCTGGGGCGGGGGCTACGGCCTATTCAAGCGGGCGTCCTTGCTCCTGGCCCTGGCCTCGCCCGCCCTCTATCTGGCCTGCCTGGGCGTCTATGCCCGCGCGCAGGGCTTGGTGTCGCTGCGCCGGAGGCTCCTGAAGGACTAG
- a CDS encoding MFS transporter, which produces MTTKLTVWQQVRGLRPNFWFANWMEANERLAFFGARAILPLYMVYAVAQGGMGLSYAEKGNIYAVWALIQCLVPMVSGGFTDQYGYKKSLYVAYSINILGYLAFAFAHGFWGALGAACLIGLGTAIFKPPVQGTIAKASTEDNSSIAWGIFYWMVNVGGFLAPMLAANLRGETNFKLVFLCAAGVTAFNYIPAIFFYKEPEKSPDAKPKTVAQTFLDTMSTLKDKNFLIFLAIFSGFWFMFMQLWDLLPNFIDEWVVSRDVAPFFAWVSSGSVLANGYVKPEVLINIDSAAIIALMLPISWLTGKFHPMVALIGGMVVSVAAFVGCGSSSAGWIVALAIFVFAVGEMMCSPKFSEYIGLTAPPDKKAVYMGYSNIPFAVGWGLGNFISGYLYESLGSKINFARQYLEQTAGLGAAPVKALSSEKVMAAMAATLNGGKGGTVEEATRLLWDLHHPWKVWVILGAVGLVATLAMVGYYYKTKDRGISSAAPAS; this is translated from the coding sequence ATGACCACCAAACTCACCGTCTGGCAGCAGGTCCGCGGGCTCCGGCCCAATTTCTGGTTCGCCAACTGGATGGAGGCCAACGAGAGGCTGGCCTTCTTCGGGGCCCGCGCCATCCTCCCGCTCTACATGGTCTACGCCGTGGCCCAGGGCGGCATGGGCCTGAGCTACGCGGAGAAGGGCAACATCTACGCGGTCTGGGCGCTCATCCAGTGCCTGGTGCCCATGGTCTCGGGCGGGTTCACGGACCAGTACGGCTACAAGAAGAGCCTCTACGTGGCCTACTCCATCAACATCCTCGGCTACCTCGCCTTCGCCTTCGCCCACGGCTTCTGGGGCGCCTTGGGCGCGGCCTGCCTCATCGGTCTGGGCACGGCCATCTTCAAGCCGCCGGTCCAGGGCACCATCGCCAAGGCCTCCACCGAGGACAATAGCTCCATCGCCTGGGGCATCTTCTACTGGATGGTCAACGTGGGCGGGTTCCTGGCGCCCATGCTCGCGGCCAACCTCCGCGGCGAGACCAACTTCAAGCTGGTCTTCCTCTGCGCCGCCGGCGTGACCGCCTTCAACTACATCCCCGCGATCTTCTTCTACAAGGAGCCGGAGAAGTCCCCGGACGCCAAGCCCAAGACCGTGGCCCAGACCTTCCTGGACACCATGAGCACGCTCAAGGACAAGAACTTCCTCATCTTCCTGGCCATCTTCAGCGGGTTCTGGTTCATGTTCATGCAGCTCTGGGACCTGCTGCCCAACTTCATCGACGAGTGGGTGGTCTCCCGCGACGTGGCGCCGTTCTTCGCCTGGGTGAGCTCGGGCAGCGTGCTGGCCAACGGCTATGTCAAGCCCGAGGTCCTCATCAACATCGACTCCGCCGCCATCATCGCCCTGATGCTGCCCATCTCTTGGCTGACGGGCAAGTTCCACCCCATGGTGGCCTTGATCGGCGGCATGGTGGTCTCGGTGGCGGCCTTCGTGGGCTGCGGCTCGAGCTCCGCGGGCTGGATCGTGGCCTTGGCCATCTTCGTCTTCGCCGTGGGCGAGATGATGTGCAGTCCGAAGTTCTCCGAATACATCGGCCTGACCGCGCCTCCGGACAAGAAGGCGGTCTACATGGGCTACTCCAACATCCCCTTCGCCGTGGGCTGGGGGCTGGGCAACTTCATCTCAGGCTACCTCTACGAGAGCCTGGGCAGCAAGATCAACTTCGCCCGGCAGTACCTGGAGCAGACCGCGGGCCTGGGCGCCGCACCGGTCAAGGCCCTGTCGTCGGAGAAGGTCATGGCCGCCATGGCCGCGACCTTGAACGGCGGCAAGGGCGGCACGGTGGAGGAAGCCACGCGCCTGCTCTGGGACCTGCACCATCCCTGGAAGGTCTGGGTGATCCTGGGCGCGGTGGGCCTGGTGGCCACGCTGGCCATGGTGGGCTACTACTACAAGACCAAGGACCGCGGCATATCCTCCGCCGCTCCGGCCAGCTGA
- a CDS encoding glycosyltransferase family 39 protein: MRPPAWVWLLAFLPRLAVFAYVAAQPLRGLIYADSLHYASVAQNLALRGSFGSKLGEWDEDRRPKRDAAELRAWLDGNLGPPFHFDRYRTPGYPLLLAPWFKVMDSPVVPLALLQTVAGVLTVLLCWHWGGMLGGPRGAAWAAVFAALEPAGVIHTPLLLSDTFGAALLLLATFLFWKLLQDPSDRALSAAGSGLVYGIGIMVRPVTLYLPVLLAGLLLRRKKALAVFLLAAYLLPGLWVARNSRYGRPVFCCISGWTFAEIPAEAGMIKGPSTQAELVALTCPERPSGDSPLRLFLRCAATRPVFVGKILAKRFFYLFEGTSLDMLVDMMRVGAPPMAASSAPPRRFQFQRDHPALVPLWIGGLALLLGLYAAALKGCWRLFQAGRLAELLLLGACVLYLVAATLPLGGCGRYRIPLVPLLAVAAGAAYMKEKKQ; encoded by the coding sequence ATGCGGCCCCCGGCCTGGGTCTGGCTGCTGGCATTCCTTCCCCGCCTGGCGGTCTTCGCCTACGTGGCGGCGCAGCCGCTCCGGGGCCTGATCTACGCGGACAGCCTGCACTACGCCTCCGTGGCCCAGAACCTGGCCTTGCGCGGCAGCTTCGGCTCCAAGCTGGGCGAGTGGGACGAGGACCGCCGGCCCAAGCGCGACGCCGCGGAGCTGCGCGCCTGGCTCGACGGCAACCTGGGGCCGCCCTTCCATTTCGACAGATACCGCACCCCCGGCTACCCGTTGCTCCTGGCGCCCTGGTTCAAGGTGATGGACTCTCCGGTGGTCCCGCTGGCCCTGCTGCAGACCGTCGCCGGCGTCCTGACGGTTCTGCTGTGCTGGCACTGGGGGGGCATGCTGGGCGGTCCCCGGGGCGCGGCTTGGGCGGCCGTTTTCGCGGCTTTGGAGCCGGCCGGCGTCATCCATACGCCCCTGCTGCTCTCCGACACCTTCGGCGCGGCGCTGTTGCTGCTGGCGACCTTCCTCTTCTGGAAGCTGCTCCAGGATCCCTCGGACCGGGCCCTGTCCGCCGCAGGCAGCGGCTTGGTCTACGGCATCGGCATCATGGTCCGCCCGGTCACCCTCTACCTGCCCGTGCTGCTCGCGGGCTTGCTGCTGCGCCGCAAGAAGGCCCTGGCGGTCTTCCTCCTTGCGGCGTATCTGCTGCCGGGCCTGTGGGTGGCGCGCAACTCCCGCTACGGACGGCCGGTCTTCTGCTGCATCTCGGGCTGGACCTTCGCCGAGATCCCGGCGGAGGCCGGGATGATCAAGGGGCCTTCCACCCAGGCTGAGCTGGTGGCGCTCACCTGTCCGGAGCGGCCTTCCGGGGACTCGCCGCTCCGCCTGTTCCTGCGCTGCGCCGCGACCCGGCCCGTCTTCGTGGGCAAAATCCTCGCCAAGCGCTTTTTCTATCTGTTCGAAGGCACGAGCCTGGACATGCTGGTCGACATGATGAGAGTGGGCGCCCCGCCCATGGCGGCCTCCTCCGCGCCCCCGCGCAGGTTCCAGTTCCAAAGAGACCACCCCGCGTTGGTCCCGCTGTGGATCGGAGGGCTGGCCCTCCTGCTCGGCCTCTACGCGGCCGCGCTCAAGGGCTGCTGGAGGCTCTTCCAAGCCGGGCGCCTCGCCGAACTGCTCTTGCTGGGAGCCTGCGTCCTGTACCTGGTCGCGGCGACCTTGCCCTTGGGCGGCTGCGGCCGCTACCGCATCCCGCTCGTGCCCCTGCTGGCCGTCGCGGCCGGCGCCGCCTACATGAAGGAGAAGAAGCAATGA
- the scpB gene encoding methylmalonyl-CoA decarboxylase: MGFITTETRGKVGFVTFDNPGKRNALCAKLLEELAASFERLRGQRVPVVILRTAPGAKVWSAGADIAEMEKQRHDPFGYDTPLEQALRAVETYPGPVLAMVRGGVWGKSCDLMLTCDLVVGDPSFTFAITPVKVGLPYNASGILHFINHLGLNRAKELFFTAEPIDARRALDYGILNHLVEPAELDDFTLRLAEGIAAHSPLSVNVIKEQFRILSGAHPISPDTFERIEELRRKVFESHDYTEGIRAFLEKRPPRFRGD, from the coding sequence ATGGGTTTCATAACCACCGAGACCCGCGGCAAGGTCGGTTTCGTCACTTTCGACAATCCGGGCAAGCGCAACGCCCTGTGCGCCAAGCTCCTGGAGGAGTTGGCCGCGAGCTTCGAGCGCCTGCGCGGCCAGCGCGTGCCGGTGGTCATCCTGCGCACGGCTCCGGGCGCCAAGGTGTGGTCCGCCGGCGCGGACATCGCCGAGATGGAGAAGCAGCGGCACGATCCCTTCGGCTACGACACCCCGTTGGAGCAGGCCCTGCGCGCGGTCGAGACCTATCCCGGCCCGGTGCTGGCCATGGTGCGCGGCGGGGTCTGGGGCAAGTCCTGCGACCTCATGCTCACCTGCGACCTGGTGGTCGGAGATCCCAGCTTCACCTTCGCCATCACGCCGGTCAAGGTGGGCCTGCCCTACAACGCCTCGGGCATCCTGCATTTCATCAACCATCTCGGACTCAACCGCGCCAAGGAGCTCTTCTTCACAGCCGAACCTATCGACGCCCGCCGCGCGCTGGACTACGGCATCCTCAACCACCTGGTGGAGCCAGCGGAGCTCGATGACTTCACTTTGCGCTTGGCCGAGGGGATCGCCGCGCATTCCCCGCTCTCGGTCAACGTCATCAAGGAGCAGTTCCGCATCCTTTCCGGCGCCCATCCCATCAGCCCCGACACCTTCGAGCGCATCGAGGAGCTGCGCCGCAAGGTCTTCGAGAGCCACGACTACACCGAGGGCATCCGGGCCTTCCTGGAGAAGCGGCCCCCGCGCTTCCGGGGCGACTGA
- a CDS encoding molybdopterin-dependent oxidoreductase: MGVADKRVFTVVNHRVDKIDALALACGTAQFTDDVDIRGLLTGRILFSPHAHARIRSIDTRAAKKVPGVLAVLTHEDLPRVRHTTAGQGYPEPSPYDTLVLSEKARYVGDRIAAVAAETAEAAEEALAKIKVDYEVLPAVFDTLAAMQDGAPVIHDEDDSKNIPDAKHNICAKFDFEVKEVEWFSEADVVVDQWYKTQWAQHCALEPHVTITYFDGDGRLVIRTSTQVPFHCRRITARVLQLPLKSIRVIKPRIGGGFGSKQEVLLEPVCAALTLATRRPVKIELSRKETFVSSRTRHPCVIRLKTGAKKDGTITDAHMEVYCDNGAYGAHSLTVMMCSGSHTLPMYQAKNSRFIGRSVYTNLPVGGAYRGFGATQGFFAWESQMDLMAEKLGLDRIEFRRKNYIRSGEGSPVFKAMGEGREGIEQKIGSCGMDECIIQGLEAFGWDERKKRNQGQTGAKRRGLGCACLMQGSGIPEVDMAAASIKMNEDGSFNLHMGATDLGTGSDTVLAQIAAEVLGVTVQDIIVLSSDTDLTPFDVGAYASSTTFISGNAVKKAALHAREQILKVAANILDEKPEDLDLKDGKAVGKSGRSCALSEVANTAFYYHDQHQIMGVASHFATSSPPPFAAHFAEVEVDTETGQVEVLAYVSTVDCGTAINPTLAEGQNDGAVLNGISYALTEEMRFNAAGAMVNSSFRNYKIYSAGDAPPFKTILIPTYEPDGPFGAKSVSEIGINGPQPAIANAIYDAVGVRLFAPPFTPEKVLAALMTKKEEKAPVSAE, encoded by the coding sequence ATGGGCGTAGCGGATAAGAGGGTTTTCACGGTCGTCAACCACCGGGTCGATAAGATCGACGCGCTGGCGCTGGCCTGCGGCACGGCGCAGTTCACGGACGACGTGGACATACGCGGCCTGCTCACGGGCCGCATCCTGTTCAGCCCCCATGCCCACGCGCGCATCAGGAGCATAGACACCCGGGCGGCCAAGAAGGTGCCGGGCGTGCTGGCGGTCCTCACCCACGAGGACCTGCCGCGCGTGCGCCACACCACGGCCGGGCAAGGCTATCCCGAGCCCTCGCCCTATGACACGCTGGTCTTGAGCGAGAAGGCCCGCTACGTGGGCGACCGCATCGCCGCCGTGGCCGCCGAGACGGCCGAGGCCGCGGAAGAGGCCCTCGCCAAGATCAAAGTGGACTACGAGGTGCTGCCCGCGGTGTTCGACACGCTGGCCGCCATGCAGGACGGGGCTCCGGTCATCCACGACGAGGACGACTCCAAGAACATCCCCGACGCCAAGCACAACATCTGCGCCAAGTTCGACTTCGAGGTCAAGGAGGTCGAGTGGTTCTCGGAGGCCGACGTGGTCGTGGACCAGTGGTACAAGACCCAGTGGGCCCAGCACTGCGCCCTGGAGCCCCACGTCACCATCACCTACTTCGACGGCGACGGCCGGCTGGTCATCCGCACCTCCACCCAGGTTCCCTTCCACTGCCGGCGCATCACGGCCCGGGTCCTGCAGCTGCCGCTCAAGTCCATCCGGGTCATCAAGCCGCGCATCGGCGGGGGCTTCGGCTCCAAGCAGGAGGTCCTGCTCGAGCCGGTCTGCGCGGCCCTGACCTTGGCGACCCGGCGGCCGGTCAAGATCGAGCTCTCCCGCAAGGAGACCTTCGTCTCCTCGCGCACCCGGCATCCCTGCGTCATCCGGCTCAAGACCGGGGCCAAAAAGGACGGGACCATCACGGACGCGCACATGGAGGTGTACTGCGACAACGGCGCCTACGGCGCGCACTCGCTGACCGTCATGATGTGCTCGGGCTCCCACACCCTGCCCATGTACCAGGCCAAGAATTCCCGGTTCATCGGCCGCTCGGTCTACACCAACCTGCCCGTGGGCGGGGCTTACCGCGGCTTCGGCGCCACTCAGGGTTTCTTCGCCTGGGAGAGCCAGATGGACCTGATGGCCGAGAAGCTGGGCCTGGACCGCATCGAGTTCCGCCGCAAGAACTACATCCGCTCCGGCGAGGGCTCACCGGTGTTCAAGGCCATGGGCGAGGGCCGCGAGGGCATCGAGCAGAAGATCGGCTCTTGCGGCATGGATGAGTGCATCATCCAGGGCCTGGAGGCCTTCGGCTGGGACGAGCGCAAGAAGCGCAACCAAGGCCAGACCGGCGCGAAGCGCCGGGGCCTGGGCTGCGCCTGCCTCATGCAGGGCTCGGGCATCCCGGAGGTGGACATGGCCGCCGCCTCCATCAAGATGAACGAGGACGGCTCCTTCAACCTGCACATGGGCGCCACCGACTTGGGCACCGGCTCGGACACGGTCCTGGCCCAGATCGCGGCCGAGGTCCTGGGCGTGACGGTCCAGGACATCATCGTGCTGTCCTCGGACACGGACCTGACCCCTTTCGACGTGGGGGCCTACGCCTCCTCGACCACCTTCATCTCCGGCAACGCGGTCAAGAAGGCGGCCCTGCACGCCCGCGAGCAGATCCTGAAGGTCGCGGCCAATATCCTCGACGAGAAGCCCGAGGATTTGGACCTCAAGGACGGCAAGGCTGTGGGCAAATCCGGCCGCTCCTGCGCCCTCTCCGAGGTGGCCAACACCGCGTTCTACTACCACGACCAGCACCAGATCATGGGCGTGGCCTCGCATTTCGCCACCAGCTCGCCGCCGCCCTTCGCCGCGCACTTCGCGGAGGTGGAGGTGGACACCGAGACCGGCCAAGTGGAGGTCCTCGCCTACGTATCCACGGTGGACTGCGGCACCGCGATCAATCCGACCCTCGCGGAGGGCCAGAACGACGGCGCGGTCCTCAACGGCATCTCCTACGCCCTGACCGAGGAGATGCGCTTCAACGCGGCCGGGGCCATGGTGAACTCCTCCTTCCGCAACTACAAGATCTACTCCGCCGGCGACGCCCCGCCCTTCAAGACCATCCTCATCCCCACTTACGAGCCCGACGGCCCCTTCGGCGCCAAGTCGGTCTCGGAGATCGGCATCAACGGGCCGCAGCCGGCCATCGCCAACGCCATCTACGACGCGGTGGGGGTGCGGCTCTTCGCTCCGCCTTTCACGCCGGAGAAGGTGCTGGCCGCGCTCATGACCAAGAAGGAGGAGAAGGCGCCGGTGAGCGCCGAGTAG
- a CDS encoding (2Fe-2S)-binding protein produces MAKTKGRGVLQAKDGKIAITVNINGREQAWAVAPGEYLLDALRREGYKGVKRGCDNGDCGTCTVLLDGKPVLACMMFAAQAHRRRLLTIEGLGDPNHPHPIQEAFVEAGAVQCGFCIPGMVLVTKALLDQNPDPDEPAVRRALDGNLCRCTGYVKQVEAALLAAKRLKASQGGN; encoded by the coding sequence ATGGCCAAGACCAAGGGACGCGGAGTCTTGCAGGCGAAGGACGGCAAGATCGCCATCACCGTCAACATCAACGGCCGGGAGCAGGCCTGGGCCGTGGCCCCGGGCGAGTACCTGCTCGACGCCCTGCGCCGGGAAGGCTACAAGGGCGTCAAGAGGGGCTGCGACAACGGCGACTGCGGCACCTGCACCGTGCTCCTCGACGGCAAACCGGTCCTGGCCTGCATGATGTTCGCGGCCCAAGCCCACCGCCGCCGTCTGCTCACCATCGAGGGCCTGGGCGACCCGAATCATCCCCATCCCATCCAGGAGGCTTTCGTGGAGGCCGGCGCGGTGCAGTGCGGCTTCTGCATCCCGGGCATGGTGCTGGTGACCAAAGCGCTCTTGGACCAGAATCCGGACCCGGATGAGCCGGCCGTGCGCCGGGCGTTGGACGGCAACCTCTGCCGCTGCACGGGCTATGTCAAGCAGGTCGAGGCGGCGCTCCTGGCCGCCAAGAGGCTGAAAGCCTCCCAAGGAGGGAACTAG
- a CDS encoding FAD binding domain-containing protein yields MKNNIKQFCFPTSAKEAASLINRLKSKAVVVAGGTRLSRALLPSVETVVDLADLPLKHIQADKKGLRIGALCSIQSLEVSPLLAKWAGGVIAKAAGHWSNALARSMGTVGGNVARAHPHNNLPPVFLALDAVAVCTDGRREKTIPFTQILEPGLMRALGTRYIVVEVRVPAETRNWSAACARLAITKTSWEAYTNCVVAVEKKDGVVRRASVVVGSVLPRAVRLAESEAALIGKSCGEAAARAAEAAATAELQALTAGAPAKAYACRTSGVLVRRCLLEVFQG; encoded by the coding sequence ATGAAGAACAACATCAAGCAGTTCTGCTTCCCGACCAGCGCCAAGGAGGCGGCGAGCCTCATCAACCGCCTCAAGAGCAAGGCCGTGGTCGTGGCCGGGGGCACGCGGCTGTCGCGGGCCCTGCTGCCCAGCGTGGAGACCGTGGTGGATCTGGCGGACCTGCCGCTCAAGCACATCCAGGCGGACAAGAAGGGGCTGCGCATCGGAGCCCTCTGCTCCATCCAGTCGCTTGAGGTGTCTCCGCTTCTGGCCAAGTGGGCGGGCGGCGTCATCGCCAAGGCCGCGGGCCATTGGAGCAACGCCCTGGCCCGCAGCATGGGCACCGTGGGCGGCAATGTGGCGCGCGCCCATCCGCACAACAACCTGCCCCCGGTCTTCCTGGCCCTGGACGCGGTCGCGGTGTGCACGGACGGCCGCCGCGAGAAGACCATCCCCTTCACGCAGATCCTCGAGCCCGGGCTCATGCGCGCGCTGGGCACGCGCTACATCGTCGTGGAGGTCCGCGTGCCGGCCGAGACCAGGAACTGGTCGGCCGCCTGCGCGCGCCTGGCCATCACCAAGACCAGCTGGGAGGCCTACACCAACTGCGTGGTCGCAGTGGAGAAGAAGGACGGCGTGGTGCGCCGCGCGTCCGTGGTGGTCGGCTCGGTCCTGCCCCGGGCCGTGCGCCTGGCCGAATCCGAAGCGGCCCTGATCGGCAAGAGCTGCGGCGAGGCCGCGGCGCGCGCGGCCGAGGCCGCGGCAACGGCCGAGCTCCAGGCGCTCACCGCCGGGGCTCCGGCCAAGGCCTACGCCTGCCGGACCTCCGGGGTCCTGGTGCGGCGCTGCCTGCTCGAAGTCTTCCAAGGATGA
- a CDS encoding MoaD/ThiS family protein yields the protein MPQVLVKLYTTLRLRLNKNQVWVEGNTASDLVRRVADLGGDEVAKLLFDDKGIVRNEFLLALDSEILDRNALDQVQLKEGNVLHIFPPISGG from the coding sequence ATGCCTCAGGTCCTGGTCAAGCTCTACACCACTTTGCGCTTGCGCCTCAATAAGAATCAGGTCTGGGTCGAAGGGAATACCGCATCCGACCTGGTCAGACGCGTGGCCGATCTGGGCGGCGACGAAGTCGCCAAGCTGCTTTTCGACGACAAAGGCATCGTGCGCAACGAGTTCCTGCTCGCTTTGGATTCGGAGATCCTCGACCGCAACGCTTTGGACCAGGTGCAGCTCAAGGAGGGCAATGTCCTGCACATCTTCCCTCCCATTTCAGGAGGATAG